AAAGAGAAAGAGGGTGGGGGAAGAACAATCTTTTCAGTCATCAACATCGATGCCCAGTGTCAATGGAGAGGATGAAGCAACGGCTAGGCCTATTGGTGTGAAGGCATCCAAGGCGAAGGCTAAAAGGTCAGTGGGAGAAGAAGGCAAGAATCTGTAAGATTTTCAGCAAATGTGGGAGTTAAAGGCGAAGGACATAGCAGCAAAGGAAAAGCTTAGCCAGACCAAACTGCTTGACAAACTCCTTGCAAAAACAGAGCCGCTTAGTGAATTAGAATTGACGCTTAAGAACAAACTGATTAAGGATATGTGATCTATGTAATCTTTTAAACTGTCAATGTTATCAGTAATGAATCTTGTTTGTGGGGCTTAAGACGGATGTGTAATATAAGTAAATATTGCTTTGAAATGAAAATTAGTAGTTTCATGTGTTCTTCTCAGTTCTAAACTTGTTTGATGTGGCGCTTAAGACTGATGTGTTTTATTTTCTGCTTTTCAGGGGAACAAGTCACACACAGCCAGAAATAGAACCAAGAAAACGGATTGTTTGTGGCCTCTCAGCAAGAGAAATCATACCACCTCTCCCACAAGAAGATACAGATGATGATGTTGTGGATATCCCACAAGAAGATACAGTCGAAGTGGTGGAGATATCAGATGAAGAAGAAGAAGATATGGTGGAGTTATCAAGCGAAGAATACAGGACCAATATGGGCTACTTGATTAGGGTGGAGGAATCAGAAGGTGACATTGAACCTGAGTTCAGAAGGATGCTTTAAAGGAGGCATGAGGAAGAGAAGAAGCTACGAGAGGAGAAGTTCAAGGTGTTGAAGTCGGGAATCAAGCTAGAAGAAGGACAATCCTCTAAGGGTGATGGTAACAAGAGGAAGAGAAGAAGCTGAGTGACTCGTCTTGTCTTGTAGTCACAGACAAGGTCAGTGTGTTGTTGTGTCTTGTAGTGTCACGGATTCTATGTGTCTTGTAATCTTGTGTTTTGTACTCTTGCATCATGTGACTTGTTCTCTTGCATCATGTGTACTCTTGTGTTTTGTAATCTTGCATCATGTGACTTGTCTTGCATCATGTGTAATCTTGTGTTTCTGTCTACCACACGAAGCAACAACTCATCTTTCTATAGCTTTCTGTAAACCAAACGAAGCAACAACTGACCTATCTCTCTATATCACTCTCTATAGCTTTTTGTCTAAACCAAACAGAGGCAACAACTCATCTTTCTCTCTATATCATCCGCTTTCTCTCTAAACCAAACCAAAGCAACAACTCATCTTTTTCTCTATATCATTCTTTTTATACGAACTCATCGAAATCTCTTCCCTCTCTATTTATAATAAAATCTTCTTATCTCTATTTTCTCTCTTTTATTACTAGTTTATAAAATCTTCTTTTCTCTATTTTCTCGAAATCTCTTTCCTCTTTATTTATAATAAAATCACCATATATGACTTCTTTTTCTCAAAACAATTTAGATGAAGCTTTTGATGATGCTTTTGATGATGCATTTGATGAGCTCTTTGATCAACATTTTGATCAAGCCTTTGACAATTTTACCATTCAAGGTGATCAAGAAGAACGAAGAAAGAAAAGAAAAAAACGAGCTTATATCGAAAGACATTGTGAAGAAGGGCATTTTCGTTTATGGAATGATTATTTCAGTTAAACTCCAACGTATCCTGAAAATTTCTTCCGACGACGTTTTAGAATGAACAAGTGATTGTTCATGCACATTGTTGATCGACTCTCCAACGAAGTTCAATACTTTCGGGAAAAGAAAGATGGTCTCGGAAGGAATAGTCTCTCTCCTCTTCAAAAGTGTACCGCAACCATTCGTGTCTTGGCATATGGTTCTACATCTGATATGGTCGACGAATACCTTCGGCTCGGTGAAACAACAGCTCGGTTATGTGTGGAACATTTTGTGGAAGGTATAATAAAAATTTTCGGCGATGAGTACTTAAGAAGACCAACACCGGCTGATCTTCAACGTCTACTTGATGTTGGAGAGCGTCGTGGGTTTCCCGGGATGATAGGAAGCATCGATTGTATGCATTGATAGTGGAAAAATTGTCCCACCGCTTGGAAAGGGCAATATTCTCGTGGTTCGCGTAAACCAACAATCGTTTTAGAGGCGGTTGCTTCATACGATCTCTGGATATGTCATGCGTTTTTTGGACCTCCAGGTACATTAAATGATATCAATGTTCTTGATCATTCACCTGTTTTTGATGACATAATAAACGGTCAAGCTCCGAATGTCACTTTCTTTGTCAATGAACGCAAGTATCATATGGCTTACTATCTCACCGATGGTATTTATCCGAAATGGGCAACTTTTATCCAATCTATTTCTGTGCCACAAGGGCCGCAAGCAGTTTTATTTGCTCAACGTCAAGAAGCTGTCCGAAAAGATGTCGAGCGTGCTTTTGGAGTCTTGCAAGCTCGCTTTGCCATTGTTAAAAATCCGGCGCTGTTTTGGGATAAAGTCAAAATTGGGAAGATTATGAGAGCATCTATCATGCTCCATAATATGATAGTAGAAGACGAACGAGATGGATACAGTCTAGTTGATGTTTCAGAGTTCCAACAAGGAGAAGACCACGGAAATTCACATGTTGATTTCATGTATTCTACAGATATCCCTTCAAACATCACAAATATGATGGATGCTCGTAGAAGAATTCGAAATAGACAAATGCATCAACAACTAAAAGATGATTTGGTTGAACATATATGGCGTAGATTTGGACATGATGACGACAACAACTGATCTCAGATGCTTCTTTCAAATAATTCTCGTTTATTTTAATAATCTTTGTTTTCATGTTTTTATTTACAAATCTATGTTTAAAATGTAATCTTTTATTATGTTTTATTTATTAAAAAAATTAATAAAAAATAAATAATATTAATTTAATTTTAAGAACCCCAAAATAAGAAACTTGCAATGGAGACATAAAAGTCTCAAAGTTCTTATCTTAATCTCTTAAACACCTTTATCCCTTAAATATTATTAAAAACAATTAAGAGTCCCCTAATGAGGTTTTAGGATATAGATGCTCTAAGAAACTATACTTTATTTGTAGGGCTGTTCAATATGGTAAAACCGAACCGTACCGAACCGAACCGAAATAGACAATATGGTTTGGTTTTGGTATATACCATATAAACCGAATGGATATAATTTTATAAAAACCGTAGGATTTGGATATGGTTTAGTATATAACCGATTAAACTGAATAAACCGAACAAAACCGACTAAAAGTAGAAACATGTAAATATGTATCTATTTTATAACAATACATGAATATTTATTTGTTATATAAGTTAAATTTGTGTTAATAACTATTACCATAATGTTATAGTAATAAAGAACAATTTGTAAAACAATTGAACTATAATTAAATAACAATACATCGCAATTCAGACATCTTATTTTTAAGTTTTTTTNNNNNNNNNNNNNNNNNNNNNNNNNNNNNNNNNNNNNNNNNNNNNNNNNNNNNNNNNNNNNNNNNNNNNNNNNNNNNNNNNNNNNNNNNNNNNNNNNNNNNNNNNNNNNNNNNNNNNNNNNNNNNNNNNNNNNNNNNNNNNNNNNNNNNNNNNNNNNNNNNNNNNNNNNNNNNNNNNNNNNNNNNNNNNNNNNNNNNNNNNNNNNNNNNNNNNNNNNNNNNNNNNNNNNNNNNNNNNNNNNNNNNNNNNNNNNNNNNNNNNNNNNNNNNNNNNNNNNNNNNNNNNNNNNNNNNNNNNNNNNNNNNNNNNNNNNNNNNNNNNNNNNNNNNNNNNNNNNNNNNNNNNNNNNNNNNNNNNNNNNNNNNNNNNNNNNNNNNNNNNNNNNNNNNNNNNNNNNNNNNNNNNNNNNNNNNNNNNNNNNNNNNNNNNNNNNNNNNNNNNNNNNNNNNNNNNNNNNNNNNNNNNNNNNNNNNNNNNNNNNNNNNNNNNNNNNNNNNNNNNNNNNNNNNNNNNNNNNNNNNNNNNNNNNNNNNNNNNNNNNNNNNNNNNNNNNNNNNNNNNNNNNNNNNNNNNNNNNNNNNNNNNNNNNNNNNNNNNNNNNNNNNNNNNNNNNNNNNNNNNNNNNNNNNNNNNNNNNNNNNNNNNNNNNNNNNNNNNNNNNNNNNNNNNNNNNNNNNNNNNNNNNNNNNNNNNNNNNNNNNNNNNNNNNNNNNNNNNNNNNNNNNNNNNNNNNNNNNNNNNNNNNNNNNNNNNNNNNNNNNNNNNNNNNNNNNNNNNNNNNNNNNNNNNNNNNNNNNNNNNNNNNNNNNNNNNNNNNNNNNNNNNNNNNNNNNNNNNNNNNNNNNNNNNNNNNNNNNNNNNNNNNNNNNNNNNNNNNNNNNNNNNNNNNNNNNNNNNNNNNNNNNNNNNNNNNNNNNNNNNNNNNNNNNNNNNNNNNNNNNNNNNNNNNNNNNNNNNNNNNNNNNNNNNNNNNNNNNNNNNNNNNNNNNNNNNNNNNNNNNNNNNNNNNNNNNNNNNNNNNNNNNNNNNNNNNNNNNNNNNNNNNNNNNNNNNNNNNNNNNNNNNNNNNNNNNNNNNNNNNNNNNNNNNNNNNNNNNNNNNNNNNNNNNNNNNNNNNNNNNNNNNNNNNNNNNNNNNNNNNNNNNNNNNNNNNNNNNNNNNNNNNNNNNNNNNNNNNNNNNNNNNNNNNNNNNNNNNNNNNNNNNNNNNNNNNNNNNNNNNNNNNNNNNNNNNNNNNNNNNNNNNNNNNNNNNNNNNNNNNNNNNNNNNNNNNNNNNNNNNNNNNNNNNNNNNNNNNNNNNNNNNNNNNNNNNNNNNNNNNNNNNNNNNNNNNNNNNNNNNNNNNNNNNNNNNNNNNNNNNNNNNNNNNNNNNNNNNNNNNNNNNNNNNNNNNNNNNNNNNNNNNNNNNNNNNNNNNNNNNNNNNNNNNNNNNNNNNNNNNNNNNNNNNNNNNNNNNNNNNNNNNNNNNNNNNNNNNNNNNNNNNNNNNNNNNNNNNNNNNNNNNNNNNNNNNNNNNNNNNNNNNNNNNNNNNNNNNNNNNNNNNNNNNNNNNNNNNNNNNNNNNNNNNNNNNNNNNNNNNNNNNNNNNNNNNNNNNNNNNNNNNNNNNNNNNNNNNNNNNNNNNNNNNNNNNNNNNNNNNNNNNNNNNNNNNNNNNNNNNNNNNNNNNNNNNNNNNNNNNNNNNNNNNNNNNNNNNNNNNNNNNNNNNNNNNNNNNNNNNNNNNNNNNNNNNNNNNNNNNNNNNNNNNNNNNNNNNNNNNNNNNNNNNNNNNNNNNNNNNNNNNNNNNNNNNNNNNNNNNNNNNNNNNNNNNNNNNNNNNNNNNNNNNNNNNNNNNNNNNNNNNNNNNNNNNNNNNNNNNNNNNNNNNNNNNNNNNNNNNNNNNNNNNNNNNNNNNNNNNNNNNNNNNNNNNNNNNNNNNNNNNNNNNNNNNNNNNNNNNNNNNNNNNNNNNNNNNNNNNNNNNNNNNNNNNNNNNNNNNNNNNNACATGACTCCGATTCTCGT
This genomic interval from Brassica oleracea var. oleracea cultivar TO1000 chromosome C2, BOL, whole genome shotgun sequence contains the following:
- the LOC106324241 gene encoding glutathione S-transferase T2-like; the protein is MCKWSTAEDLVLISAWLNTSKDPVVGNEQNARTFWKRIVSYNNASPKRTSGQSEDDVLKAAHEIFLNDYKVKFSLEHAWRELRNDQKWCGTYGSSQQSSGSKRKRVGEEQSFQSSTSMPSVNGEDEATARPIGVKASKAKAKRGTSHTQPEIEPRKRIVCGLSAREIIPPLPQEDTDDDVVDIPQEDTVEVVEISDEEEEDMVELSSEEYRTNMGYLIRVEESEGDIEPEFRRML